Proteins encoded within one genomic window of Actinoplanes octamycinicus:
- a CDS encoding helix-turn-helix domain-containing protein, with product METAELLAHPVRLRIVHALRGGREMTTAELVERLPDVSKATVYRHIDLLGNGGVLEVAAERRVRGAVERRYRLRQDRASISAAAAAGLTAEEHRRAFTIAMTALIAEFGAYLDRPGSDPARDLVGYRQHAVWLSPEELTELISELRAAIVPRLAQEPAPGRAQYLLSPILFPIEPPPA from the coding sequence GTGGAGACCGCTGAACTGCTGGCACATCCGGTCCGGCTGCGGATCGTGCACGCGCTGCGTGGCGGCCGCGAGATGACCACCGCGGAGCTGGTCGAGCGGCTGCCGGACGTGTCGAAGGCGACCGTCTACCGGCACATCGACCTGCTCGGCAACGGCGGGGTGCTGGAGGTCGCGGCCGAGCGGCGGGTGCGCGGGGCGGTCGAGCGGCGCTACCGGCTGCGGCAGGACCGGGCGTCGATCAGCGCCGCGGCGGCGGCCGGGCTGACCGCCGAGGAGCACCGGCGGGCGTTCACCATCGCGATGACGGCGCTGATCGCGGAGTTCGGCGCCTACCTGGACCGGCCCGGCTCCGACCCGGCGCGGGACCTGGTCGGCTATCGGCAGCACGCGGTCTGGCTCAGCCCCGAGGAGCTGACCGAGCTGATCAGCGAACTGCGCGCGGCCATCGTGCCCCGGCTCGCCCAGGAGCCGGCCCCGGGCCGCGCGCAGTACCTGCTCAGCCCGATCCTGTTCCCGATCGAGCCACCGCCGGCTTGA